In one window of Cellulophaga sp. HaHa_2_95 DNA:
- a CDS encoding YigZ family protein, whose translation MEIHSDTYKTLSKPSEEILFKEKKSKFYGYAFPIQSEEDVKPLLEEIKKRYHTAGHVCYAWQLGIENPSYRANDDGEPNNSAGMPIYGQIQSFEVTNVLVAVARIYGGTKLGVGGLISAYKTGAQMALENAKIIEKIIQVQFALFFEYADMDKVMRIIKQEQLSIVSQKMELDCKIVISVRKDDEEKIHSIFSEMHTIKIKPTS comes from the coding sequence ATGGAAATACATTCAGACACCTACAAAACACTTTCAAAACCATCCGAAGAAATTCTTTTTAAAGAGAAAAAAAGTAAGTTTTACGGTTATGCATTTCCTATTCAATCTGAAGAAGATGTGAAACCTTTACTCGAAGAAATAAAGAAGAGGTATCATACAGCAGGTCATGTTTGCTATGCTTGGCAGTTAGGAATTGAAAATCCCAGTTACAGAGCAAATGATGATGGGGAGCCAAATAATTCGGCAGGAATGCCTATTTACGGTCAAATACAGTCTTTTGAGGTCACAAATGTACTAGTTGCAGTTGCGCGTATCTACGGAGGCACAAAACTAGGTGTAGGCGGCTTAATTAGCGCCTACAAAACTGGAGCACAAATGGCTCTCGAGAACGCTAAGATTATAGAGAAAATTATTCAAGTACAATTTGCTTTATTTTTCGAATACGCCGATATGGATAAAGTGATGCGGATTATAAAACAAGAGCAGTTATCCATCGTTTCTCAAAAGATGGAATTGGATTGTAAAATTGTGATTTCCGTTCGAAAAGATGATGAAGAAAAAATACATAGTATTTTTTCAGAAATGCATACCATTAAAATTAAACCTACTTCTTAA
- a CDS encoding EamA family transporter, producing the protein MIDLILCILFSSSLFVIFKLYNTYKVQTLFAIITNYFVAGIFSTFFYEESIQLSSIPEKSWFLPTVSLGFLFITVFYITAKTSQEIGVSVASVASKMSLVIPVLAGVMLYKEELGGIKIIGIVLALIAVYFSSLKNRTITVKTGTLVLPLLLFIGSGLVDTSIKYIQTTFVPKHEFPLFSTVVFTSAGIFGVLFILIRSFKIPLKINYRNILGGIVLGIFNYLTLHFLLRALQNDFSDSSSIFTINNVATVLFSTLLGILLFKEKMIPKNWIGIGLAVISIILVALF; encoded by the coding sequence ATGATAGACTTAATATTATGCATACTATTTTCTAGTTCGCTATTTGTGATTTTCAAACTTTATAACACGTATAAAGTTCAGACACTTTTTGCTATTATCACTAACTATTTTGTTGCAGGTATTTTTTCTACATTTTTTTACGAAGAGAGCATTCAGTTATCTTCAATACCAGAGAAAAGCTGGTTTTTACCCACGGTTAGTTTAGGGTTTTTATTTATTACCGTTTTTTATATTACAGCTAAGACCTCACAAGAAATAGGTGTTTCGGTAGCTTCTGTAGCTTCAAAAATGTCTTTAGTCATTCCTGTTCTTGCAGGCGTAATGCTGTACAAAGAAGAATTAGGGGGTATCAAAATTATCGGAATTGTTTTAGCTTTAATTGCCGTTTATTTCTCTTCGCTAAAAAACCGCACGATTACTGTAAAAACAGGAACACTAGTACTCCCCTTACTGCTATTTATAGGTTCTGGGCTGGTAGATACTAGTATAAAATACATACAAACCACCTTTGTTCCCAAACACGAATTTCCTTTATTTAGCACGGTTGTATTTACCTCTGCAGGTATATTTGGGGTGCTTTTTATCCTCATTCGGTCTTTTAAAATACCTCTAAAAATAAATTACAGAAATATTTTGGGGGGAATTGTTTTGGGGATTTTCAATTATTTAACCCTGCACTTTTTACTACGCGCCTTACAAAATGATTTCTCTGACAGCTCTTCGATATTTACTATAAATAATGTAGCAACCGTATTGTTTTCAACGCTTTTAGGGATCTTATTATTTAAGGAAAAAATGATTCCTAAGAACTGGATTGGAATTGGATTAGCCGTAATTAGTATCATATTAGTAGCTTTGTTTTAA
- a CDS encoding HAD-IA family hydrolase, giving the protein MIKNIIFDFGDIFINLDKPAVFKALENVGYKEVTPELDDIFKAYEMGLMTSENFILKLNEIFPSATPKQLRDAWNSILLDFPENRLLFLEKLAAEKKYRLFLLSNTNEIHIDYVINTMGEAQFDRFKDCFEKFYLSHEINLRKPNKNIYEFVLNENNLIAEETFFVDDTQENTDASAALGIKSWNLLVGKEDIIQLKTKL; this is encoded by the coding sequence ATGATTAAAAACATCATTTTTGATTTTGGAGACATTTTCATAAACTTAGACAAACCTGCGGTTTTTAAAGCTCTAGAAAACGTTGGCTATAAAGAAGTTACTCCTGAATTAGATGACATTTTCAAAGCCTACGAAATGGGTTTAATGACTTCTGAAAATTTCATACTAAAGTTGAATGAGATTTTTCCAAGTGCCACACCTAAACAACTAAGAGATGCTTGGAACAGTATTCTTCTTGATTTTCCAGAAAATAGATTGTTATTTTTAGAGAAACTAGCGGCAGAAAAAAAATATCGTTTATTTTTATTAAGTAATACGAATGAAATTCATATAGATTATGTGATTAATACTATGGGTGAAGCTCAATTTGATAGATTTAAAGATTGCTTTGAAAAGTTTTACCTTTCTCACGAAATTAACCTTAGAAAACCCAACAAAAACATCTATGAGTTCGTACTTAATGAAAATAATCTTATTGCCGAAGAAACTTTCTTTGTAGATGATACCCAGGAAAATACGGATGCTTCGGCAGCTTTGGGAATTAAAAGTTGGAATTTACTGGTAGGAAAAGAAGATATTATACAATTAAAAACCAAGTTGTAA
- the ribD gene encoding bifunctional diaminohydroxyphosphoribosylaminopyrimidine deaminase/5-amino-6-(5-phosphoribosylamino)uracil reductase RibD yields MKIHEFYILRCIQIAQNGLGTTAPNPMVGAVIVHKNKIIGEGYTSPYGGAHAEVNAINSVKDKSLLSESTIYVTLEPCSHYGKTPPCADLILKHHIKNVVVGLLDPHEKVAGQGIQKLKDAGCQVTVGVLEKECREHHKRFLTFQEKKRPYLILKWAETRDGFIAPETHLRTEEKQAFWITSPYSRQLVHQWRTEEQAILVGTNTVLADNPKLNVRSWTGRNPTRIIIDRNLKIDASHHVLDKSVKTIVFTAISDETKYNPDVVYLLIDFSKEIAAQICEALYLQNIQSILIEGGQRTLQTFIDEDLWDEARVFIGNSTFKNGIKAPSLVGTLKETNILDKDLLNLYYND; encoded by the coding sequence GTGAAGATACATGAATTTTATATTTTACGCTGCATTCAAATTGCCCAAAACGGATTAGGCACTACAGCTCCTAACCCAATGGTTGGTGCAGTTATTGTTCATAAAAATAAAATTATTGGAGAAGGATACACTAGCCCTTATGGGGGGGCTCATGCCGAAGTAAATGCCATTAACTCCGTCAAAGATAAAAGCTTACTTAGCGAGTCCACGATTTATGTGACGCTTGAGCCATGTTCTCATTACGGAAAAACGCCCCCTTGCGCTGACTTAATCCTAAAGCACCATATTAAAAACGTAGTTGTTGGACTATTAGACCCTCATGAGAAAGTTGCTGGTCAAGGCATACAAAAATTAAAAGATGCGGGCTGCCAAGTGACTGTTGGTGTTTTAGAAAAAGAATGCCGCGAACATCATAAGCGTTTTTTGACATTTCAAGAAAAGAAAAGGCCTTATCTTATTTTAAAGTGGGCAGAAACTAGAGATGGTTTTATAGCACCAGAAACCCACTTAAGAACAGAAGAAAAACAAGCTTTTTGGATTACCAGTCCTTATTCTAGGCAACTTGTACACCAATGGCGCACAGAAGAACAGGCTATTTTAGTAGGCACCAATACCGTACTGGCCGATAATCCAAAATTAAACGTACGCAGCTGGACAGGCCGTAACCCAACACGTATAATAATAGATAGAAATTTAAAGATTGATGCTAGCCATCATGTGTTAGATAAAAGCGTAAAGACAATTGTATTTACGGCTATTTCGGATGAAACTAAATACAATCCTGATGTGGTATACCTCTTAATTGATTTTTCTAAAGAGATAGCTGCACAAATCTGTGAAGCACTATACCTGCAAAATATACAAAGCATCCTTATTGAAGGAGGTCAACGCACCTTACAAACTTTTATTGATGAAGATCTATGGGATGAAGCTCGTGTTTTTATAGGTAATTCCACGTTCAAAAACGGCATAAAAGCACCTTCGCTGGTCGGTACTTTAAAAGAGACTAACATATTAGACAAGGACCTATTAAACCTATACTACAATGATTAA
- a CDS encoding GNAT family N-acetyltransferase — protein MGSIIIREIQQKDNSAVAEVVRKVLVDLGVPKVGTAYEDKALDYMFENYNVPKATYFVVEENDKVIGCCGVAQLENYEGNVCELQKMYFLEEARGKGVGKQMIDVCIARAKAYGFDKMYLETMPYMEAAQKLYQKSGFKYLEAPMGNTGHYSCPVWMLKDLK, from the coding sequence ATGGGAAGTATTATAATTCGAGAAATTCAACAAAAGGATAATTCGGCTGTAGCAGAAGTTGTTAGGAAGGTGTTGGTAGATTTAGGAGTGCCAAAAGTAGGTACAGCTTATGAAGATAAGGCCCTAGATTATATGTTTGAGAATTATAATGTTCCTAAGGCTACCTATTTTGTGGTGGAAGAAAATGATAAAGTGATTGGTTGTTGTGGCGTTGCGCAATTAGAGAATTATGAAGGGAATGTATGTGAACTTCAGAAAATGTACTTTTTAGAAGAAGCAAGAGGAAAAGGAGTAGGCAAGCAGATGATTGACGTTTGTATCGCAAGAGCGAAAGCATATGGTTTTGATAAAATGTATTTAGAAACCATGCCTTATATGGAGGCTGCACAAAAATTGTATCAGAAATCGGGCTTTAAATATTTAGAAGCTCCCATGGGGAATACAGGTCATTATTCATGTCCTGTTTGGATGTTGAAGGATTTAAAATAA
- the prmC gene encoding peptide chain release factor N(5)-glutamine methyltransferase: MLLKEIKNIFHQELDSLYQKEEVNSFFYLLIEHYLGLQRFVLAMEPQLIIAKEEESPLFEALSKLKLQVPVQYIIGSTEFMEMELIVNEDVLIPRPETEELVRWILDDIKDHQSKLKILDIGTGSGCIPIALAKHLPNAEVYTLDVSEKAIAVAKQNAVLNKVSIQFMQDSILEIATLDEDFDIIVSNPPYVRELEKVAMHKNVLKHEPALALFVADDDPLVFYNKITAIAAHNLVKKGSLYFEINQYLGKETELLLETHNFSDITLRQDVFGNDRMLKGIKN; the protein is encoded by the coding sequence ATGCTTTTAAAAGAAATTAAAAATATATTTCATCAAGAGCTCGATTCTTTATATCAAAAGGAAGAAGTAAATAGCTTCTTTTATCTACTTATAGAACATTATTTAGGGTTGCAACGCTTTGTATTAGCCATGGAGCCTCAACTAATTATAGCTAAAGAAGAAGAGTCCCCATTATTTGAAGCTTTGAGTAAATTAAAGCTTCAGGTACCTGTTCAGTATATTATTGGTAGCACAGAATTTATGGAGATGGAATTAATCGTGAATGAAGATGTGCTTATTCCAAGGCCAGAAACGGAAGAATTGGTGCGTTGGATTCTCGACGATATTAAAGACCATCAATCTAAACTAAAAATATTAGATATAGGAACAGGGAGTGGTTGTATTCCTATTGCTTTAGCGAAACATTTGCCAAATGCAGAAGTGTACACATTAGATGTTTCAGAAAAAGCTATTGCAGTAGCTAAGCAAAATGCCGTTTTGAATAAAGTTTCTATTCAATTTATGCAGGATAGTATTTTAGAAATAGCGACACTAGATGAAGATTTTGATATTATAGTATCAAATCCGCCTTATGTCCGCGAACTAGAAAAGGTAGCAATGCATAAAAATGTACTAAAACATGAACCAGCATTAGCATTGTTTGTAGCAGATGATGATCCGTTAGTGTTTTATAATAAAATTACAGCTATTGCAGCTCATAACCTTGTAAAAAAAGGTAGCTTGTATTTTGAGATTAATCAATATTTAGGGAAAGAAACAGAACTTCTTTTAGAAACTCATAATTTTTCTGATATTACACTGCGACAAGATGTATTTGGGAACGACCGAATGTTGAAAGGAATAAAGAATTAA
- the ligA gene encoding NAD-dependent DNA ligase LigA: MDSKQKIEALRLALREHNYNYYVLDTPTISDYDFDMQLKELQDLEAKHPEFYDATSPSLRVGGMVTKNFNTVVHDSRMYSLDNSYSKEDLEDWEKRIQRNLGDVPVEFTCELKYDGASISITYENGQLVRALTRGDGFQGDDVTNNIKTIKSIPLQLKGDYPPKFDIRGEIVLPFEGFAKMNAERIENGEDPYMNPRNTASGSLKLQDSALVAQRPLECLLYGIVGEKTGIESQFQMLEKARVWGFKVPTVAKLCTSTDEVMAFVEYWDIHRHELPYETDGVVIKVNNLQHQEELGYTSKSPRWAMAYKFKAEQVSTLLNEITYQVGRTGAITPVANLVPVLLAGTTVKRASLHNADQIAKFDIREGDTVFVEKGGEIIPKIIGVDFAQRPENSEPTKYIDHCPECNTVLERTEGDAKHYCPNFYGCPPQITGRIQHYISRKAMDIEGLGGETVELLYKEQLIKNYADLYTLTKAQVMPLERMAEKSAENLINGVKASVSIPFERVLFALGIRFVGETVAKKLAKAYKNIDALKIASVEELVKVDEIGERIANSVVEFFQNETNQETIERLKSYGVQFELSAEKLENQTEELKGQTFVVSGVFEKVSRDELKKLIEDNGGKVGSSVSSKTTFLVAGDKMGPSKRTKAENLGVAIITEDDFLALLDS; encoded by the coding sequence ATGGATAGTAAGCAAAAAATAGAAGCACTAAGGTTAGCGCTAAGGGAACATAATTACAATTATTACGTACTAGATACACCTACAATATCTGATTATGACTTTGACATGCAATTAAAAGAATTGCAAGATTTGGAAGCGAAACACCCAGAGTTTTATGATGCTACATCGCCAAGCTTGCGCGTCGGCGGTATGGTAACCAAAAACTTTAATACTGTGGTACATGATAGTCGCATGTATTCTTTAGACAACAGCTACTCTAAAGAGGATTTAGAGGATTGGGAAAAACGTATACAGCGTAATTTAGGAGATGTTCCTGTGGAATTTACCTGTGAGCTTAAATATGACGGGGCATCAATTAGCATTACTTATGAAAACGGACAGTTAGTTCGGGCATTGACGCGTGGAGATGGTTTTCAAGGTGATGATGTGACCAATAATATAAAGACGATAAAATCTATTCCGTTACAATTAAAAGGCGATTATCCGCCTAAGTTTGATATTCGTGGTGAGATTGTTTTACCATTTGAGGGCTTTGCAAAAATGAACGCGGAACGTATAGAAAATGGGGAAGATCCATATATGAATCCAAGAAACACAGCCTCTGGGAGTTTAAAACTTCAAGATAGTGCGCTAGTAGCGCAACGGCCCTTAGAGTGTTTGCTGTATGGCATAGTAGGAGAGAAAACCGGTATAGAATCTCAGTTTCAAATGTTAGAAAAGGCTAGGGTTTGGGGCTTTAAAGTGCCAACGGTTGCAAAGCTTTGTACATCTACAGATGAAGTAATGGCTTTTGTAGAATATTGGGATATTCATAGACATGAATTGCCGTATGAAACGGATGGAGTGGTAATAAAAGTAAATAACCTACAGCATCAAGAAGAGTTAGGGTATACCTCTAAATCTCCGCGTTGGGCGATGGCTTATAAATTTAAGGCAGAGCAGGTTTCCACTCTTTTAAATGAGATTACGTACCAAGTAGGCAGAACAGGAGCTATTACGCCAGTAGCTAATTTAGTTCCTGTTCTTTTAGCAGGAACTACGGTAAAGAGAGCTTCTTTGCACAATGCAGATCAAATTGCAAAATTTGATATTCGCGAAGGAGATACCGTCTTTGTGGAAAAAGGAGGAGAAATTATTCCAAAAATTATTGGCGTAGATTTTGCACAAAGACCAGAAAATTCTGAACCAACAAAATATATAGATCACTGCCCAGAATGTAATACGGTTTTAGAACGTACTGAGGGCGATGCAAAGCATTATTGCCCTAATTTCTACGGATGCCCTCCTCAAATAACGGGCAGAATTCAACATTACATTTCTCGTAAGGCAATGGATATTGAAGGTCTGGGAGGTGAGACGGTAGAGTTGCTGTATAAGGAGCAACTCATTAAAAATTATGCCGATTTATATACGCTAACCAAAGCACAAGTAATGCCCTTAGAACGTATGGCAGAGAAGTCTGCAGAAAATTTGATTAACGGAGTTAAAGCGTCTGTTAGCATCCCTTTTGAACGTGTGCTTTTTGCATTAGGTATACGGTTTGTAGGTGAAACTGTGGCCAAAAAATTGGCAAAAGCGTATAAAAATATAGATGCTTTGAAAATTGCATCTGTAGAAGAGTTGGTGAAAGTTGATGAAATTGGAGAGCGTATTGCCAATAGTGTGGTTGAGTTTTTTCAAAATGAAACCAATCAGGAAACTATTGAGCGTTTAAAAAGTTATGGTGTACAATTTGAATTGTCTGCTGAAAAATTAGAAAATCAGACAGAAGAATTAAAAGGGCAAACCTTTGTGGTTTCTGGTGTTTTTGAAAAAGTGAGTAGGGATGAGCTAAAAAAACTCATTGAAGACAATGGAGGTAAAGTAGGGTCATCGGTATCTTCCAAAACTACTTTTTTAGTAGCAGGAGATAAAATGGGACCGAGTAAACGAACTAAAGCAGAAAATTTAGGGGTGGCTATTATCACAGAAGATGATTTTTTAGCCCTTCTGGATTCTTAA
- a CDS encoding lmo0937 family membrane protein has translation MRGLLWLVAVICIIVWLLGMLGVVPGIGTNSLIHILIVIAVIVILYNIISGRKVL, from the coding sequence ATGAGAGGTCTTCTTTGGTTAGTAGCCGTAATTTGTATTATCGTATGGCTTTTGGGAATGCTAGGAGTCGTACCTGGAATTGGAACTAATAGTTTAATTCATATTCTTATTGTAATTGCAGTAATTGTAATTCTCTACAATATAATTTCAGGAAGAAAAGTATTATAA
- a CDS encoding sugar kinase, whose product MSQTITFGEVLMRLSPEGNKKFIQSNTLEFYFGGTEINVGISIANFGGKVKHISCISNDFIGDTAISYLNKFDVDTSSIVRSNRPLGVYFLEVGAVMRPSSISYNRSHSSFSEIQPSMVDWESSLENGSWFHWTGITPALCQGGYETLREGLILAKKKGITITADPTYRSGLWKYGSDAKEILSELLEYSTIFIGGINEMNEVLGTTFNYTNEDFIAASKQLMERFPSIEKVFDKIRTSLNSSWHKIRARMWNGKEFRETEDLDITHIVDRIGTGDAFAAGLIYGLQEFDDFKAMEFASAACALKHTYEGDVNFATVKEVMGILEGNTTGRFNR is encoded by the coding sequence ATGAGTCAAACAATAACTTTCGGAGAAGTACTAATGCGGTTATCGCCAGAAGGGAATAAAAAGTTTATACAATCTAATACGTTGGAATTTTATTTTGGAGGAACAGAGATTAATGTTGGGATCTCTATTGCTAACTTCGGTGGAAAAGTAAAACATATAAGCTGTATTTCTAACGATTTTATAGGGGATACTGCCATATCCTACTTGAATAAATTTGATGTAGATACATCTTCTATCGTGCGTTCTAATAGACCTTTAGGAGTATATTTTCTTGAGGTGGGTGCGGTTATGAGGCCTAGCTCAATTTCTTATAATAGATCTCATTCTTCATTTTCAGAAATTCAACCGTCTATGGTAGATTGGGAGTCATCTCTAGAAAATGGCTCTTGGTTTCATTGGACTGGAATTACACCAGCTTTATGTCAAGGAGGGTATGAAACGCTACGAGAAGGCTTAATTTTAGCTAAAAAAAAGGGCATCACTATCACAGCAGATCCTACTTATAGAAGCGGTTTGTGGAAATATGGCAGCGATGCCAAAGAAATACTTTCAGAATTGTTGGAATATTCTACCATTTTCATTGGAGGTATAAATGAGATGAATGAAGTTTTAGGGACTACATTTAATTATACCAATGAAGATTTTATAGCGGCCAGCAAGCAATTAATGGAACGTTTTCCTTCCATAGAAAAGGTTTTTGATAAAATAAGAACCTCTTTAAATTCTTCTTGGCACAAAATAAGAGCTAGAATGTGGAATGGAAAAGAGTTTAGGGAAACAGAAGACTTGGATATTACTCATATTGTAGATAGAATCGGTACTGGAGATGCTTTTGCTGCAGGGTTAATTTATGGGTTACAAGAATTTGATGATTTTAAGGCGATGGAGTTTGCTAGCGCTGCTTGTGCCTTAAAGCATACGTATGAAGGAGATGTTAATTTTGCCACGGTAAAAGAGGTGATGGGTATCTTAGAAGGGAATACTACCGGCAGGTTTAATAGGTAA
- a CDS encoding sodium:proton antiporter: MDYFVIIAILVFLSALFGYINVRFFKLPNTIGLMLITIVFTLAVFGLSYFDDTLLNAEKYIITKIDFKSVLLDVMLSFLLFAGALHTNFEQLKVQRGPILLFSTLGVLVSTFLVGTVVFYLLQLLSLDVEYVHCLLFGALISPTDPIAVLGILKKAGVPKQLETKIVGESLFNDGVGVVVFLTIYQFASPSTETITALDVVELFGVEVIGGILLGLFLGWVTYRLMRSIDDYDIEVIITLATVMVGTVIAQKLHLSAPLAMVTAGLVVGNDTLRDSSMSEITETYVDKFWELIDILLNTLLFVLIGMEMLVLTFNINYILAGLLAIPIILICRYISLVLPIRIFEKKLNFVPNTNLIMTWGGLRGGISIALALGLSDEMNRDLFLVITYVVVVFSIVAQGLTVGKLVKKLAK, from the coding sequence ATGGATTATTTTGTAATTATAGCCATTCTAGTATTTCTATCGGCCCTATTCGGCTATATCAACGTTCGTTTTTTTAAACTCCCTAATACTATAGGGTTAATGTTGATTACTATCGTATTTACGCTAGCGGTTTTTGGCTTGAGCTATTTTGACGATACCTTATTAAATGCAGAGAAGTATATCATCACTAAAATAGATTTTAAGTCCGTTTTGTTAGATGTGATGCTAAGTTTTTTGCTTTTTGCAGGGGCATTACATACCAATTTTGAACAATTAAAGGTCCAAAGAGGACCAATACTGCTCTTTTCCACCTTAGGAGTTTTAGTATCTACCTTTCTAGTAGGAACGGTGGTATTCTATCTGCTCCAACTATTGAGTTTAGATGTGGAATATGTGCATTGTTTATTGTTTGGTGCTTTAATATCACCAACAGATCCTATTGCTGTACTCGGCATATTAAAAAAAGCAGGAGTACCTAAACAATTAGAAACCAAAATTGTTGGAGAATCGCTATTTAATGATGGAGTGGGAGTAGTAGTGTTCTTAACTATTTATCAATTTGCAAGTCCGTCTACAGAAACAATTACAGCCTTAGATGTTGTAGAATTATTTGGAGTAGAGGTAATTGGCGGTATCTTGTTAGGCTTATTTTTAGGGTGGGTTACCTACCGCTTAATGCGCTCTATAGATGATTATGATATTGAGGTCATCATCACCTTAGCGACGGTGATGGTAGGAACGGTTATTGCGCAAAAACTGCATTTATCAGCGCCACTAGCAATGGTTACAGCAGGTTTGGTAGTTGGTAATGATACTTTACGCGATAGTTCTATGTCTGAAATAACAGAAACCTATGTAGATAAGTTTTGGGAATTAATAGACATTCTATTGAATACTTTATTGTTTGTTCTAATTGGGATGGAAATGTTGGTATTGACCTTTAATATCAATTATATATTAGCAGGGCTACTGGCAATACCAATTATATTAATATGTCGTTATATATCTTTGGTATTGCCTATACGGATTTTTGAAAAGAAACTAAACTTTGTACCCAACACCAATTTAATCATGACATGGGGAGGTTTAAGAGGAGGTATTTCTATAGCCTTAGCCTTAGGGTTATCGGATGAAATGAATAGAGATCTATTCTTGGTGATTACTTATGTTGTTGTAGTCTTTTCTATTGTTGCTCAGGGCTTAACCGTTGGTAAATTAGTGAAAAAACTAGCAAAATGA
- the aqpZ gene encoding aquaporin Z, giving the protein MKKLIAEFIGTFWLVLGGCGSAVLAAGIPEIGIGLVGVALAFGLTVLTGVYALGHISGGHFNPAVSIGLWVGGRFETKELLPYIISQVLGGIAGAGILYLIVSNQAGFSGYSQAGDFATNFYGVEQYGHTFNMTAALVTEVVMTFMFLIVILGATHKNAAPGFAGLAIGLALTLIHLISIPVTNTSVNPARSTAQAIFVGAEAMGQLWLFWVAPIVGAILAGLLYKFIAPNK; this is encoded by the coding sequence ATGAAAAAACTTATTGCAGAGTTTATTGGAACCTTTTGGCTCGTTTTAGGCGGGTGCGGTAGTGCCGTACTAGCTGCTGGTATCCCTGAAATTGGCATTGGCCTTGTGGGCGTTGCTTTAGCATTTGGACTTACCGTTTTAACTGGTGTCTATGCCTTGGGTCATATTTCTGGCGGACACTTTAATCCCGCAGTATCTATTGGACTTTGGGTTGGTGGCCGTTTCGAAACCAAAGAGCTACTCCCTTATATCATATCGCAAGTTTTAGGAGGTATTGCAGGAGCAGGAATACTCTATTTGATTGTAAGCAACCAGGCTGGCTTTTCTGGATATTCTCAAGCTGGTGACTTTGCGACTAACTTTTATGGTGTCGAGCAATATGGCCACACCTTTAATATGACAGCTGCTTTAGTGACTGAAGTAGTTATGACCTTTATGTTTCTTATTGTTATTTTAGGAGCTACTCATAAAAATGCCGCTCCTGGTTTTGCAGGGCTAGCTATTGGTCTAGCATTAACACTAATTCACTTAATTAGTATTCCCGTTACAAATACCTCTGTAAACCCTGCTAGAAGCACTGCTCAAGCAATATTTGTAGGCGCAGAAGCTATGGGACAATTATGGTTGTTTTGGGTAGCACCCATTGTTGGTGCTATTTTAGCAGGACTACTCTATAAGTTTATAGCTCCGAATAAATAA
- a CDS encoding cold-shock protein, whose protein sequence is MSKGTVKFFNDTKGFGFITEEGVERDHFVHISGLIDEIREGDVVEFDLEEGKKGLNAVNVRVL, encoded by the coding sequence ATGAGTAAAGGAACAGTAAAATTCTTCAATGACACCAAAGGTTTTGGTTTTATCACTGAAGAAGGTGTAGAGAGAGATCACTTTGTACACATTTCTGGATTAATCGATGAAATTCGTGAAGGCGATGTAGTTGAATTCGATCTAGAAGAAGGTAAGAAAGGTTTAAATGCGGTAAACGTAAGAGTACTATAA
- a CDS encoding GNAT family N-acetyltransferase: MIILRTDASNKDFLKLIEALDAYLKVTDGEEHNFYNQFNGTDHLENILVVYENDLAIGCGAIKHFDEFTLEIKRMYVKPAYRGKGVASKILMELEQWGRELKYSTIILETGTRQVEAVALYHKNKYTTIPNYGPYTDVKNSICFKKIL; encoded by the coding sequence ATGATTATTCTAAGAACAGATGCATCAAATAAAGATTTTTTAAAACTAATTGAAGCTTTAGATGCTTATCTGAAAGTCACAGATGGAGAGGAGCATAATTTTTACAATCAATTTAATGGAACAGATCATTTAGAAAACATTCTTGTAGTCTATGAGAATGATCTTGCAATAGGCTGTGGCGCAATCAAACACTTTGACGAATTTACTTTAGAAATTAAGCGAATGTATGTAAAGCCAGCCTACAGAGGAAAAGGTGTGGCTTCTAAAATATTAATGGAATTAGAACAATGGGGTCGAGAATTAAAATACTCAACCATTATTTTAGAAACCGGTACTAGACAAGTAGAAGCTGTTGCATTGTATCATAAAAACAAATACACGACCATACCTAATTATGGTCCTTATACCGATGTGAAAAATAGTATTTGTTTTAAAAAAATTCTCTAA